CGGGGGTGTGGGTTTTGATATTAACTGTGGAGTCCGTCTTCTAAGAACCAATCTACATGAGAAAGATGTCCAGCCTATTAAGGTACTTACGAGGATTCAAATAGGGTAAACTAGGGGATTATTGTAGtctttagataattttataagCAAATCCACCACTAGAATGACCCACTGACCAAGCTTTTATTaccctaatttattttaaattatgataaatagCCTTCTTCAATAAATGGATTATCTGATATTCCAATccttataataatgtttatttcctTTACTAGGAGCAACTCGCACAGAGTTTATTTGACCACATACCAGTTGGTGTGGGGTCTAAGGGAATAATTCCTATGAATGCTAGAGACCTAGAAGAGGCTCTAGAAATGGGAATGGACTGGTCTCTTAGGGAGGGCTATGTCTGGGCTGAAGACAAGGAACATTGTGAAGAGTATGGGCGTATGTTAAATGCTGATCCTTCCAAAGTCAGTCTGCGTGCCAAAAAGAGAGGTTTACCACAGCTGGGTACCTTGGGTGCTGGTAACCATTATGCAGAGATTCAAGTAGTAGATGAAATCTATGATAAATATGCTGCTGGAAAAATGGGTATTGAACGACTTGGGCAAGTGTGTGTAATGATTCATTCTGGAAGTAGAGGGTTTGGCCATCAAGTAGCTACTGATGCTCTTGTTCAGATGGAGAAAGCTATGAAAAGAGATCAGATTGAGACAAATGACAGGCAGTTGGCTTGTGCTAGAATCAATTCTGTTGAAGGTCAAGACTATCTCAAGGCAATGGCAGCAGCTGGTAACTTTGCGTGGGTCAACAGAAGTTCAATGACATTCTTGACCCGCCAAGCATTTGCCAAGCAATTTAAAATGGCACCTGATGACCTGGATATGCATGTCATATATGATGTATCCCATAACATTGCAAAGATGGAAGAACATGTTGTAGATGGGAAAGTTAA
This window of the Helicoverpa armigera isolate CAAS_96S chromosome 9, ASM3070526v1, whole genome shotgun sequence genome carries:
- the LOC110369919 gene encoding RNA-splicing ligase RtcB homolog; its protein translation is MVVRQYNEELKYLEKINPYCWRIKKGFQPNMNVEGVFYVNSTLEKLMLDELKNSCRPGMTGGFLPGVKQIANVAALPGIVGRSIGLPDVHSGYGFAIGNMAAFDMADPQSIVSPGGVGFDINCGVRLLRTNLHEKDVQPIKEQLAQSLFDHIPVGVGSKGIIPMNARDLEEALEMGMDWSLREGYVWAEDKEHCEEYGRMLNADPSKVSLRAKKRGLPQLGTLGAGNHYAEIQVVDEIYDKYAAGKMGIERLGQVCVMIHSGSRGFGHQVATDALVQMEKAMKRDQIETNDRQLACARINSVEGQDYLKAMAAAGNFAWVNRSSMTFLTRQAFAKQFKMAPDDLDMHVIYDVSHNIAKMEEHVVDGKVKTLLVHRKGSTRAFPPHHPLIPVDYQLTGQPVLIGGTMGTCSYVLTGTHQGMTETFGSTCHGAGRALSRAKSRRNIDYKEVLTKLEELGISIRVASPKLVMEESPESYKNVTDVVNTCHAAGISKKTVKLRPIAVIKG